GCGACAGTTCGAACTCATCACAGACCAGTCAAACAGTCTTAAATGAAATCCAAAAGGCATCTCAGCTTATTTAGGAGAATCAAATCGCCTATCTCTATCATTTAAGTACTCAAAATCCCCAGCCCAAAGCTCTTATCGCAATAGGTAAGGCCAGAACACTGATCTCCAATTTCGGCAAAAAAGTCTCAGCAAAGGCTTTGCTGCGGCATGGTAACCATCTGCCCACTATCCAAGACATGCTTCGGCGCTCCATCATTTCCATGTTGATCGCAATGTGTTTGCTGATCAGTACCCCCGTGCTAGCCGCTGAGCTGCGGTTGAGTGACGTGGCCTTAGCTCCTTGCGACGTCAATGATCCAGGGGCTCAACCCGGTCAGGCTCTCGGGAATACACGCAACAACATCACGAGCCCTGAGGGAGCGAGCTGCTATGTACTCAGCGGCACAGTGGAGAATCCAAGCAAACGCGTTGTCGTCGATACGGATGTGTATGCACGCATTCTTGATCGCAGTGGTGAACCGGTGCTTCAAAACCGAACACGGGTTGGATCCATTGGAGATGTGGAACCCGGGTCCCAAGCCTTTGCCCTCAGACTCGCTGTTCCCAAAGGAACACCAGGCCCCTTTGATGTCAAAAACCCAAGAGCTCGGGGATTCAATTCTCCAGTCCGTAGTCGTGCCAATGACGACGATGAATTACTACCACTCGAACAGAATGTGGTGACGGCAGCGCAGGATTGAAAATGAGTTCCCCGATCAAGTCTGGATTCACCATGCTGGGCTTGATTGCATTGATGTTGCTCATCAGCATGAACCCAAGAGCAGCGAAATTAGACTCCCCTCTCCGTTCGATCAAAGACAATCGAATGATGCCCCGCAACAGCATGCGACGACTTAGGGACCAACGAATACGAGACTGATCGGCCAACCATTTGAATAGCTCAGTGTTCGTTGATCCAAAATCAGTTGATGTCAAACAGGGAACCCTGGATGGACGATGGAAAGGGTTCTTGCTCTCCCCGTTGAATCTGCTCCACCTTCCAACCTTGAGGATCCCAACCCATGAGGAGTGGCTCTAGAGCCCGAAGGTCATGCGCATCAGCGCTGGCTAGCCAGGCCTCCTCCAGACCATCCGGAATTAACACAGGCATTCGATCATGAAGCGGCTGAATGAGAGCATTCGGCTCGGTGGTGAGAATCGTGCAGGTATCTAGTTCACTTCCATCTGAGCCAAGCCAGCGTTCCCACAACCCAGCGATCCAAAAGGAACGTTGATCACGACGGCAAACAAAGTGGTTTTTCTCGAAAAATCCTGTGGCTGGGATCAAACATCGCCGATGACGCCAAGCCGCCTTGAAGCTTGACTTCTCTGCGACAGTTTCCGAGCGGGCGTTGATGGGTCTAGGGCCGGCAGATGGGTCTTTCGCCCAAGAGGGAATCAAACCCCAAAGCATGAGCGCAGCGTCGATCTTGCCCTCCTCTTGACGCAATCCCAACACAGGCTCGGAAGGGCGAATGAGCTCTCGAGGCGCATAGCGCGACAGGTGCACATCAGACATCCGCTCCCGAATAGCCACCGGAAGCTGAAGGGCATCTGCCGTGAGAGCAAAACGACCACACATGTCATCCATCATCAATGGCGGATGGGATAGGTGGCGGGCAACGTCGATAAAAATCTCACGGATGGGAGATCAAAGTCGTCAGAATTGTGTCAATTTTGTAGACGCAGGAATGCTTCCTCTAAATCCGTTCTGCCTGATCAGTGCAGGCAAGGTTGCTGGCCTTAAAGCCAC
The Synechococcus sp. CC9311 DNA segment above includes these coding regions:
- a CDS encoding SOS response-associated peptidase is translated as MCGRFALTADALQLPVAIRERMSDVHLSRYAPRELIRPSEPVLGLRQEEGKIDAALMLWGLIPSWAKDPSAGPRPINARSETVAEKSSFKAAWRHRRCLIPATGFFEKNHFVCRRDQRSFWIAGLWERWLGSDGSELDTCTILTTEPNALIQPLHDRMPVLIPDGLEEAWLASADAHDLRALEPLLMGWDPQGWKVEQIQRGEQEPFPSSIQGSLFDIN